Proteins encoded in a region of the Pseudomonas shahriarae genome:
- a CDS encoding patatin-like phospholipase family protein: MKVTANPAAKTQPSSRQPPPPPAQGTKTPLVEGVGPRKLSLFRDSKGQVEVVLSPPAVSHLVLSGGGAKGIAFPGMVQALEETGTLPGISAISGSSAGAISAALLASGMGAKAFGTLSNSIDLPSLLNSPNPVTAWLQNAGASLGKLAGRLPGPAGNISQLLLTMMPRLQTQAHSLEDLIRNESRKSILAHIAAMPRAARPDEVMKIADRLSAGGAPTFADLDVLSRHIPAIKLLNITGTGMFDGRPQLVVFNASLTPDMDIARAAHISGSLPGLFKSPAEQGHGFQAVGETTFFQDGGLVLNTPAPGVIERSFPESPLSQPESLIVKFESQAPASQKKSGSVISAVADKLTGTAHTAAGAYQQQRLKEFNEQTVVLPLKSAKGDFSGLLSGTVNFTMTAEQKKHLQAQARQAVTQHQEQRSKVRERHLFESLDDAVLAMDDAMLASVQVALQKDPAAANVLRFRKQAQQALQALDAAITEANKAGNTLVFTPGLLSALRNLDALVTRPQHIEWLGRRLNAPGQHNFQQLLQVVAKHNQGASTPTSKVMTSAVAQMQRRDIAVKADNFTREVIYPSLYRAGQTAANVELLQRAARDLATATTPAEFNRVLDDIIEHYGARNKPWSKPLSSTTVEMAKAWRIPL; encoded by the coding sequence ATGAAAGTGACCGCCAACCCGGCTGCCAAGACTCAGCCGTCATCGCGGCAACCCCCGCCACCCCCCGCCCAAGGCACCAAGACACCCTTGGTCGAGGGCGTCGGCCCGCGAAAGCTGAGCCTGTTTCGAGACAGTAAGGGGCAGGTGGAGGTGGTGCTGTCACCCCCTGCGGTCAGCCATCTGGTACTCAGCGGCGGTGGTGCCAAGGGCATCGCCTTCCCCGGGATGGTCCAGGCCCTTGAAGAAACCGGAACACTGCCAGGCATCTCTGCCATTTCTGGTTCATCTGCCGGTGCGATTTCTGCAGCGCTGCTGGCCAGTGGCATGGGAGCCAAGGCCTTCGGCACGCTCTCAAACAGCATTGATCTGCCCAGCCTGCTCAACAGCCCCAACCCTGTGACGGCCTGGCTGCAAAATGCCGGGGCGAGCCTCGGCAAACTTGCCGGGCGCCTGCCAGGCCCGGCGGGCAACATTTCCCAATTGCTGCTGACCATGATGCCGCGCCTGCAAACCCAGGCGCACTCGCTCGAAGACCTGATCCGTAACGAGTCACGCAAGTCGATCCTGGCCCATATTGCCGCCATGCCCAGGGCAGCCCGCCCCGACGAAGTGATGAAAATCGCCGACAGGCTGAGCGCCGGAGGGGCACCGACCTTTGCTGATCTTGACGTGCTGAGCAGGCATATCCCGGCGATCAAACTACTGAACATCACGGGGACCGGCATGTTCGATGGTCGCCCGCAGTTGGTGGTGTTCAACGCCAGCCTGACCCCGGATATGGACATTGCCCGCGCCGCGCATATCTCGGGCTCCCTACCGGGACTGTTCAAAAGCCCTGCCGAGCAAGGCCATGGGTTTCAGGCGGTGGGTGAAACCACTTTTTTCCAGGACGGTGGCTTGGTGCTCAACACCCCGGCACCCGGGGTGATCGAGCGCTCGTTTCCCGAGAGCCCGCTGAGCCAGCCGGAGTCGTTGATCGTCAAATTCGAGTCCCAGGCTCCTGCATCGCAGAAAAAGAGCGGCAGCGTCATAAGCGCTGTTGCGGACAAACTGACAGGCACTGCCCATACGGCTGCAGGCGCCTATCAACAGCAACGCCTCAAGGAATTTAACGAGCAAACCGTGGTGCTGCCGCTCAAATCCGCCAAAGGTGACTTTAGTGGCCTGCTCAGTGGCACGGTCAATTTCACCATGACCGCCGAGCAGAAAAAGCATTTGCAGGCCCAGGCCCGGCAAGCGGTGACGCAGCACCAGGAGCAGCGCAGCAAGGTGCGTGAGCGGCACTTGTTCGAGTCATTGGACGACGCGGTGCTGGCGATGGACGATGCAATGCTTGCCAGCGTGCAAGTGGCACTCCAGAAGGATCCCGCCGCGGCGAATGTGCTGCGTTTTCGCAAGCAGGCACAGCAGGCATTGCAAGCCCTGGACGCAGCGATTACCGAGGCCAACAAGGCAGGCAATACTTTGGTCTTCACGCCTGGGTTGCTCTCTGCGCTGCGTAACCTGGATGCACTGGTTACCCGGCCCCAGCATATCGAGTGGTTGGGGCGGCGGCTTAACGCCCCTGGGCAGCATAACTTCCAGCAACTGTTGCAGGTGGTTGCCAAGCACAATCAGGGGGCTTCCACGCCAACCTCCAAGGTCATGACCAGTGCCGTGGCTCAAATGCAGCGACGGGATATTGCCGTAAAAGCCGACAACTTCACCCGCGAAGTCATCTACCCCTCCCTCTACCGTGCAGGCCAGACGGCCGCCAACGTCGAGCTTCTGCAGCGGGCCGCGCGCGACCTGGCCACGGCCACGACGCCGGCCGAGTTCAATCGGGTGCTCGACGACATCATTGAACACTATGGTGCGCGTAATAAACCCTGGTCCAAGCCACTGAGCTCGACCACCGTGGAAATGGCCAAGGCCTGGCGCATCCCGCTTTAG
- a CDS encoding acyl-CoA thioesterase — MNFHTRKWVKPEDLNPNGTLFGGSLLRWIDEEAAIYAIVQLGNQRVVTKYISEINFVSASRQGDIIELGITATEFGRTSITLTCEVRNKITRKSILTVEKMVFVNLGEDGLPAPHGRTEIKYVKDQFQDDNLTE; from the coding sequence ATGAACTTCCACACCCGCAAATGGGTAAAACCCGAAGACCTCAACCCCAACGGCACCCTGTTCGGTGGCAGCCTGTTGCGCTGGATCGACGAAGAAGCGGCGATCTACGCCATCGTTCAACTGGGCAACCAGCGCGTGGTGACCAAGTACATCTCCGAGATCAATTTTGTCAGCGCCTCGCGCCAGGGCGACATCATCGAGCTGGGCATCACCGCCACCGAGTTTGGCCGCACCTCCATCACCCTGACCTGTGAAGTGCGCAACAAGATCACGCGCAAAAGCATCCTCACCGTGGAGAAAATGGTCTTCGTCAACCTCGGCGAAGACGGTCTGCCGGCACCCCACGGGCGTACCGAGATCAAGTACGTGAAAGACCAGTTCCAGGATGACAACCTCACTGAGTAA
- the ahcY gene encoding adenosylhomocysteinase — MSAVITPAGFTDYKVADMSLAAWGRRETFIAESEMPALMGLRRKYAAEQPLKGAKILGCIHMTIQTAVLIETLVALGAEVRWSSCNIFSTQDQAAAAIAAAGIPVFAWKGETEEEYEWCLEQTILKDGAPWDANMILDDGGDLTELLHKKYPAILDRVHGVTEETTTGVHRLLDMLAKGELKIPAINVNDSVTKSKNDNKYGCRHSLNDAIKRGTDHLLSGKQALVIGYGDVGKGSSQSLRQEGMIVKVSEVDPICAMQACMDGFEVVSPFIDGQNDGTEASIDKALLGKIDLIVTTTGNVNVCDANMLKALKKRAVVCNIGHFDNEIDTAFMRKNWAWEEVKPQVHKVHRTGAGDFDPQNDDYLILLAEGRLVNLGNATGHPSRIMDGSFANQVLAQIFLFGQKYADLSPAQKAERLTVEVLPKKLDEEVALEMVRGFGGVVTQLTKTQADYIGVTVEGPFKPHAYRY, encoded by the coding sequence ATGAGCGCTGTAATCACGCCTGCAGGTTTTACCGACTACAAAGTCGCCGACATGTCCCTCGCTGCCTGGGGCCGTCGCGAAACCTTTATCGCCGAATCCGAAATGCCAGCCCTGATGGGTCTGCGCCGCAAGTACGCCGCTGAACAGCCGCTCAAGGGCGCGAAGATTCTCGGCTGCATCCACATGACCATCCAGACTGCCGTGCTGATCGAAACCCTGGTTGCCCTGGGTGCCGAAGTGCGCTGGTCGTCCTGCAACATCTTCTCGACTCAGGACCAGGCCGCTGCCGCCATCGCAGCCGCTGGCATCCCTGTCTTCGCCTGGAAAGGCGAGACCGAAGAAGAGTACGAGTGGTGCCTGGAGCAAACCATCCTGAAAGATGGCGCGCCTTGGGATGCCAACATGATCCTCGACGACGGCGGCGACCTGACCGAGCTGCTGCACAAGAAGTACCCGGCCATCCTGGACCGCGTCCATGGCGTGACCGAAGAAACCACCACCGGCGTACACCGCCTGCTGGACATGCTGGCCAAGGGCGAGCTGAAAATCCCGGCCATCAACGTCAACGACTCGGTGACCAAGAGCAAGAATGACAACAAGTACGGCTGCCGTCACAGCCTCAACGATGCGATCAAGCGCGGCACCGACCACCTGCTGTCGGGCAAGCAAGCCCTGGTGATCGGCTACGGCGACGTGGGCAAGGGTTCGTCCCAGTCCCTGCGTCAGGAAGGCATGATCGTCAAGGTCTCCGAAGTTGACCCGATCTGCGCCATGCAAGCCTGCATGGACGGTTTCGAAGTGGTCTCGCCGTTCATCGACGGCCAGAACGACGGCACCGAAGCGAGCATCGACAAAGCCCTGCTGGGCAAGATCGACCTGATCGTGACCACCACCGGTAACGTCAATGTGTGCGATGCCAACATGCTCAAGGCCCTGAAAAAGCGCGCCGTGGTGTGCAACATCGGGCACTTCGACAACGAGATCGACACCGCTTTCATGCGCAAGAACTGGGCATGGGAAGAAGTCAAACCTCAGGTGCACAAGGTTCACCGTACCGGCGCTGGCGATTTCGACCCACAGAACGATGACTACCTGATCCTGCTGGCCGAAGGCCGCCTGGTAAACCTGGGTAACGCCACTGGCCACCCAAGCCGCATCATGGATGGCTCGTTCGCCAACCAGGTACTGGCGCAGATCTTCCTGTTCGGCCAGAAATACGCCGACCTGTCGCCCGCCCAGAAAGCCGAGCGCCTGACCGTGGAAGTACTGCCGAAGAAACTCGACGAAGAAGTGGCCCTGGAAATGGTCCGCGGCTTCGGCGGCGTCGTGACGCAACTGACCAAGACCCAGGCCGACTACATCGGCGTGACGGTTGAAGGTCCGTTCAAGCCGCACGCCTACCGCTACTGA
- the metF gene encoding methylenetetrahydrofolate reductase [NAD(P)H]: MSQDRRYSFEFFPTKTDAGHEKLMATAKQLASYNPDFFSCTYGAGGSTRDRTINTVLQLESEAKVPAAPHLSCVGDSKADLRSLLTQYKAAGIKRIVALRGDLPSGMGMASGELRYANDLVSFIREETGDHFHIEVAAYPEMHPQARNFEDDLRNFVRKAEAGANSAITQYFFNADSYFYFVERVQALGVNIPIVPGIMPITNYSKLARFSDACGAEIPRWVRKQLEAYGDDVKSIQAFGEQVISEMCETLLQGGAPGLHFYTLNQADPSLAIWNNLKLPR; encoded by the coding sequence ATGTCCCAAGACCGTCGCTACAGCTTCGAGTTCTTCCCGACCAAGACCGATGCTGGGCATGAAAAATTGATGGCGACTGCCAAGCAGTTGGCCAGCTACAACCCCGACTTCTTCTCCTGCACCTACGGCGCAGGCGGCTCGACCCGTGATCGCACGATCAACACCGTGCTGCAACTGGAAAGCGAAGCCAAAGTGCCCGCCGCACCGCACCTGTCGTGCGTAGGCGACAGCAAGGCCGACCTGCGCAGCCTGCTGACCCAGTACAAGGCCGCCGGCATCAAGCGTATCGTCGCCCTGCGCGGTGACCTGCCATCCGGCATGGGCATGGCCAGCGGCGAGTTGCGCTACGCCAATGATCTGGTGAGCTTCATTCGTGAAGAGACTGGCGACCACTTCCATATCGAAGTGGCCGCCTACCCGGAAATGCACCCTCAGGCGCGCAATTTCGAAGACGATCTGCGCAACTTCGTGCGCAAGGCCGAAGCCGGCGCCAACAGTGCGATCACCCAGTACTTTTTCAACGCCGACAGCTACTTCTACTTCGTCGAGCGCGTGCAGGCCCTGGGTGTGAATATCCCAATCGTGCCGGGCATCATGCCGATCACCAACTACAGCAAGCTGGCGCGCTTCTCTGACGCCTGCGGTGCAGAAATCCCACGCTGGGTACGCAAGCAGCTGGAAGCCTATGGCGATGACGTCAAAAGCATCCAGGCCTTTGGCGAGCAAGTCATCAGTGAAATGTGCGAAACCTTGCTGCAAGGTGGCGCGCCGGGCCTGCACTTCTACACCCTGAACCAGGCTGACCCGAGCCTGGCGATCTGGAACAACCTCAAGCTGCCACGCTGA
- a CDS encoding substrate-binding periplasmic protein, with product MPVIFQLLTAVLFTCLSLTAHGEKLRIVTEPWAPYVYEENGQMRGLDYEATVIVFERLGIEVQWQFLPWKRCLAMLDQGLADGALDIFHSHERDAALLYPSEPLSQVEFVMFYANERPHPFQTLDDLKGLTIGTSPGYLYSAGFSESTLFTREPAPSHEANFGKLARGRIDLVITDRRVGQHVLKELGLEHHVTQASPVISSQKQFLAVRRGAGMDLLVQRFGAELKRFKQEPAYAALSAKYAGNSAKTAPSPPLEQTVEQQESGAR from the coding sequence ATGCCCGTCATTTTCCAGCTGTTGACCGCTGTCCTTTTCACTTGCCTGAGCCTGACCGCCCACGGCGAGAAATTGCGCATTGTCACCGAACCCTGGGCCCCTTACGTCTACGAAGAAAACGGCCAGATGCGCGGGCTCGACTACGAGGCCACCGTCATCGTGTTCGAGCGCCTGGGGATCGAGGTGCAATGGCAGTTCCTGCCCTGGAAACGTTGCCTGGCCATGCTCGACCAGGGCCTGGCCGATGGCGCGCTGGATATTTTCCACAGCCACGAACGCGACGCGGCGCTGCTTTATCCCAGCGAACCGCTGTCCCAGGTTGAGTTTGTGATGTTCTACGCCAACGAGCGCCCACATCCGTTCCAGACCCTGGATGACCTCAAAGGGCTGACCATCGGCACCTCCCCCGGCTACCTGTATAGCGCCGGGTTCAGCGAATCCACCCTGTTTACCCGCGAGCCGGCCCCCAGCCATGAGGCCAACTTCGGTAAACTGGCCCGTGGCCGGATTGATCTGGTGATCACCGACCGCCGGGTTGGCCAGCATGTGCTCAAGGAGTTAGGCCTGGAACACCACGTTACCCAGGCGTCGCCGGTGATCAGCAGCCAGAAACAATTCCTCGCCGTACGCCGTGGCGCGGGCATGGACTTGCTGGTGCAGCGCTTTGGTGCCGAGCTCAAGCGCTTCAAGCAAGAGCCCGCCTATGCCGCCCTGAGTGCAAAATATGCCGGCAACAGTGCCAAAACTGCCCCCTCGCCGCCGCTGGAGCAAACCGTTGAGCAGCAGGAAAGCGGCGCGCGGTGA
- a CDS encoding DEAD/DEAH box helicase, with product MSFASLGLSEALVRAIEAAGYTEPTPVQQRAIPAVLQGRDLMVAAQTGTGKTGGFALPILERLFPNGHPDKSQRHGPRQPRVLVLTPTRELAAQVHDSFKLYARDLKFVSACIFGGVGMNPQVQAMSRGVDVLVACPGRLLDLCGQGSVDLSHVEILVLDEADRMLDMGFVHDVKKVLARLPAKRQNLLFSATFSNDITALAGKLLHNPERIEVTPPNTTVERIEQRVFRLPASHKRSLLAHLITAGAWEQVLVFTRTKHGANRLAEYLDKHGLTAVAIHGNKSQNARTKALADFKAGSVRILVATDIAARGLDIDQLPHVVNFELPNVDEDYVHRIGRTGRAGRSGEAISLVAPDEEKLLKSIERMTKQKIADGDLMGFDASTVEAEKPEVRERPDVRNPRNPRGPKGDGPNGGGGGGGRRDKGKDKGGKDKAPTNGRGERPAREQKPREGTPAREQRQPSQPPRAAADRAPDEFLDDDVDNFGNRVDYVPQAKPAQGRGRRPGAPAPGAGAGAPRTGGQPQGRQNGPRSSNGATTGTPPAKRNGPRNGAPRDGQARREESRNRRPARDEQPRSSEPAVQNPRSGTTPKIIHKESKSDRFPTPEQLDQLPGRPRGEKPALLTRNR from the coding sequence ATGTCCTTTGCTTCCCTCGGTCTCTCCGAGGCTTTAGTCCGCGCCATCGAGGCAGCGGGCTATACCGAGCCTACTCCGGTGCAACAGCGGGCTATTCCCGCCGTGTTGCAAGGTCGCGACCTGATGGTCGCGGCTCAGACAGGTACTGGTAAAACCGGCGGCTTCGCCCTCCCGATTCTGGAGCGGTTGTTCCCCAATGGTCACCCGGACAAATCCCAGCGTCACGGCCCGCGCCAACCCCGCGTACTGGTCCTGACCCCTACCCGCGAACTCGCCGCACAAGTGCATGACAGCTTCAAGCTGTACGCCCGCGACCTGAAGTTCGTCAGTGCCTGCATCTTCGGCGGCGTTGGCATGAACCCCCAGGTTCAGGCCATGTCCCGTGGGGTTGACGTGCTGGTCGCCTGCCCTGGTCGTTTGCTCGACCTGTGTGGCCAAGGCAGCGTCGATCTGTCCCACGTGGAAATCCTCGTGCTGGACGAAGCCGACCGCATGCTCGACATGGGCTTTGTCCATGACGTGAAGAAAGTCCTCGCGCGCCTGCCGGCCAAGCGTCAGAACCTGCTGTTCTCGGCAACGTTCTCCAACGACATCACCGCCCTGGCCGGCAAGCTGCTGCACAACCCCGAGCGCATCGAAGTCACGCCGCCCAACACCACGGTCGAGCGTATCGAGCAGCGGGTGTTCCGCCTGCCAGCCAGCCACAAGCGCTCGCTGTTGGCCCACCTGATTACCGCCGGTGCCTGGGAACAAGTGCTGGTGTTCACCCGCACCAAGCATGGCGCCAACCGCCTGGCCGAGTACCTGGACAAGCACGGCCTGACCGCCGTCGCCATCCACGGCAACAAGAGCCAGAACGCGCGGACCAAGGCCCTGGCCGACTTCAAGGCCGGCTCCGTACGGATCCTGGTCGCCACCGATATCGCCGCCCGCGGCCTGGATATCGACCAACTGCCGCATGTGGTCAACTTCGAGCTGCCAAACGTCGATGAAGACTATGTGCACCGTATCGGCCGTACTGGCCGTGCCGGTCGTTCGGGCGAGGCCATTTCCCTGGTCGCCCCGGATGAAGAAAAACTGCTGAAAAGCATCGAGCGCATGACCAAGCAGAAAATCGCCGACGGCGACCTGATGGGCTTCGATGCCAGCACCGTAGAAGCCGAAAAACCGGAAGTGCGCGAGCGTCCGGACGTGCGTAACCCGCGCAACCCACGTGGTCCTAAGGGCGATGGCCCGAACGGCGGCGGTGGTGGCGGTGGTCGTCGCGACAAAGGCAAGGACAAAGGTGGCAAAGACAAGGCACCTACCAACGGCCGTGGCGAACGCCCAGCCCGCGAGCAAAAGCCCCGCGAAGGCACCCCGGCCCGCGAACAGCGCCAGCCGAGCCAGCCGCCACGCGCCGCAGCCGACCGCGCACCGGACGAGTTCCTCGACGATGACGTGGATAACTTCGGTAACCGCGTGGACTACGTGCCACAGGCCAAACCGGCCCAGGGCCGTGGTCGTCGTCCAGGTGCCCCGGCACCGGGCGCTGGTGCGGGCGCTCCGCGCACCGGCGGCCAGCCACAGGGTCGCCAGAACGGTCCGCGCAGCAGCAACGGCGCCACCACCGGCACCCCACCGGCCAAGCGCAATGGTCCGCGTAACGGCGCACCGCGTGATGGCCAGGCCCGTCGCGAAGAGTCGCGCAACCGCCGCCCTGCACGTGATGAGCAGCCACGCTCCTCGGAACCTGCCGTGCAGAACCCGCGCAGCGGCACGACGCCGAAGATCATCCACAAGGAGTCGAAAAGCGATCGCTTCCCGACACCTGAGCAGTTGGATCAACTGCCAGGCCGCCCTCGTGGTGAAAAACCAGCGTTGCTGACCCGCAACCGCTGA
- a CDS encoding YceI family protein — MLKKTLAALAIGTALLSAGQVMAADYKIDKEGQHAFIDWKISHLGYSYIHGTFKDWDGTFSWDAAKPEASKIAVDVKTASLWSNHAERDKHIASKDFLDVGKFADAKFVSTAVKPTGEKTADVTGDLTFHGVTKPVTFKATFNGEGKDPWGGERAGFNAKTTLNLNDFGVKGPGPTSQTVDLDITLEGVKTK, encoded by the coding sequence ATGTTGAAAAAGACTCTCGCCGCTCTGGCAATCGGTACTGCTCTGCTGTCTGCCGGTCAGGTGATGGCTGCTGATTACAAGATCGACAAGGAAGGCCAGCACGCCTTCATCGACTGGAAAATCAGCCACCTGGGCTACAGCTACATCCACGGTACCTTCAAGGACTGGGATGGTACGTTCAGCTGGGATGCCGCCAAGCCTGAAGCCAGCAAAATCGCCGTCGACGTGAAAACCGCCAGCCTGTGGTCCAACCACGCTGAACGTGACAAGCACATCGCCAGCAAGGACTTCCTGGACGTTGGCAAGTTCGCCGATGCCAAGTTCGTTTCGACCGCAGTTAAACCAACCGGCGAAAAAACGGCTGACGTGACCGGCGACCTGACCTTCCACGGTGTGACCAAGCCTGTGACCTTCAAGGCCACGTTCAACGGTGAAGGCAAGGATCCGTGGGGCGGCGAACGTGCTGGCTTCAACGCCAAGACTACGCTGAACCTGAATGACTTTGGCGTCAAAGGCCCTGGCCCGACTTCCCAGACTGTAGACCTGGACATCACGCTGGAAGGTGTCAAAACGAAGTAA
- a CDS encoding cytochrome b → MQLRNTSTRYGWVSIVIHWSVALVVFGLFALGLWMVGLDYYSLWRKDAPDLHKSIGITLFAVMLVRIVWRLLSPPPPALASYSRMTRIGAAFGHGFLYVGLFAVMIAGYLISTADGVGIPVFGLFEIPAVVSGLPDQADVAGLVHFYLAWVLVVFAGLHGVAALKHHFIDRDATLVRMLGRKA, encoded by the coding sequence ATGCAACTACGAAACACATCGACCCGCTACGGCTGGGTCAGCATCGTTATCCACTGGAGTGTGGCGCTGGTGGTGTTTGGTTTGTTCGCGCTGGGCCTGTGGATGGTCGGCCTCGACTACTACAGCCTGTGGCGCAAAGACGCCCCGGACTTGCACAAAAGCATCGGTATTACGCTATTCGCCGTGATGCTGGTGCGGATTGTCTGGCGCCTGCTCAGCCCGCCGCCGCCCGCACTGGCCAGCTATAGCCGCATGACACGTATCGGCGCGGCGTTTGGCCATGGGTTCCTGTACGTCGGCTTGTTTGCCGTGATGATTGCCGGTTACCTGATTTCCACCGCAGACGGTGTGGGGATCCCGGTGTTTGGCCTGTTTGAAATTCCTGCCGTGGTTTCCGGTCTACCGGACCAGGCAGACGTAGCCGGCCTGGTGCATTTTTACCTGGCCTGGGTGCTGGTGGTGTTTGCCGGCCTGCATGGCGTGGCCGCGTTGAAACACCACTTCATTGATCGTGACGCGACCCTGGTTCGTATGCTGGGGCGCAAAGCCTGA
- a CDS encoding adenosylmethionine--8-amino-7-oxononanoate transaminase, translating into MGLNNQWMQRDLAVLWHPCTQMKDHQQLPLVPIKRGEGVWLEDFEGKRYLDAVSSWWVNVFGHANPRINQRIKDQVDQLEHVILAGFSHQPVIELSERLVKLTPEGLTRCFYADNGSSCIEVALKMSFHYWLNRGQPNKKRFVTLTNSYHGETIAAMSVGDVPLFTETYKALLLDTIKVPSPDCYQRPTGMSWEEHSRNMFQAMEQTLADHHDSVAAVIVEPLIQGAGGMRMYHPVYLTLLREACDRYGVHLIHDEIAVGFGRTGSMFACEQAGIRPDFLCLSKALTGGYLPLAAVVTTEDVYSAFYDDYPTLRAFLHSHSYTGNPLACAAALATLDIFEEDNVIENNKALAQRMATATAHLVDHPHVSEVRQTGMVLAIEMVQDKATKTAYPWQERRGLKVFEHALERGALLRPLGSVVYFLPPYVITPEQIDFLAEVATEGIDIATNSTVSVAVPKDFHPGFRDPG; encoded by the coding sequence ATGGGCTTGAATAACCAGTGGATGCAACGCGACCTCGCCGTGCTGTGGCATCCCTGCACCCAGATGAAAGACCACCAGCAACTGCCGCTGGTGCCGATCAAGCGCGGTGAAGGCGTATGGCTGGAAGACTTCGAAGGCAAGCGCTATCTCGATGCGGTCAGTTCGTGGTGGGTCAATGTGTTCGGCCACGCCAACCCGCGTATCAATCAGCGCATCAAGGACCAAGTGGACCAACTGGAGCACGTGATCCTCGCCGGTTTCAGCCACCAGCCGGTGATCGAGCTGTCCGAGCGCCTGGTCAAGCTCACCCCCGAAGGCCTGACTCGCTGCTTCTATGCCGACAATGGCTCGTCGTGCATCGAAGTCGCGTTGAAGATGAGCTTTCACTATTGGCTCAACCGCGGCCAGCCGAATAAAAAGCGCTTTGTCACCCTGACCAACAGCTACCACGGCGAAACCATCGCCGCGATGTCGGTAGGCGATGTGCCGCTGTTCACCGAGACCTACAAGGCCCTGCTGCTGGACACCATCAAGGTGCCCAGCCCGGACTGCTACCAGCGCCCCACAGGCATGAGCTGGGAAGAACACTCCCGCAACATGTTCCAGGCCATGGAACAGACCCTGGCGGACCACCACGACAGCGTCGCCGCGGTGATCGTCGAGCCGCTGATCCAGGGCGCCGGTGGCATGCGCATGTACCACCCGGTGTACCTCACGCTGCTGCGCGAAGCCTGCGACCGGTATGGCGTGCACCTGATCCACGACGAAATCGCCGTGGGTTTCGGCCGCACCGGCAGCATGTTCGCCTGTGAGCAGGCGGGCATCCGCCCCGACTTCCTGTGCCTGTCCAAGGCCCTCACCGGTGGCTACCTGCCGCTGGCCGCCGTGGTCACCACCGAAGATGTGTACAGCGCCTTCTACGACGACTACCCGACCCTGCGCGCGTTCCTGCACTCCCACAGCTACACCGGCAACCCGCTGGCGTGTGCGGCGGCCCTGGCGACCCTGGATATCTTCGAAGAAGACAACGTCATCGAGAACAACAAGGCCCTGGCCCAGCGCATGGCCACGGCCACCGCGCACCTGGTGGACCACCCCCATGTGTCGGAAGTGCGCCAGACCGGCATGGTGCTGGCCATCGAGATGGTCCAGGACAAGGCCACCAAGACCGCCTACCCCTGGCAGGAACGGCGCGGCCTGAAGGTGTTCGAGCACGCCCTGGAACGCGGCGCATTGCTGCGCCCGCTGGGCAGTGTGGTGTACTTCCTGCCGCCGTACGTGATTACCCCGGAACAGATCGACTTCCTCGCTGAAGTGGCCACTGAAGGCATTGATATCGCCACCAACAGCACAGTCAGCGTGGCCGTACCCAAGGACTTCCACCCAGGCTTTCGCGACCCCGGCTGA
- a CDS encoding 16S rRNA (uracil(1498)-N(3))-methyltransferase, with product MRLSRFFTDTPLSLGDHELPEAQAHYISRVLRMNEGDAVQLFDGSGQEFRGSLLEVGKKRVTVQLTEAFAGQVESPLHIHLGQGLSRGERMDWAIQKATELGVNAITPIFSERCEVRLKDERADKRLLHWRQVAISACEQCGRSTVPVIHPPLLLADWLKQAEADLKLVLHPVAEPLVSHAKPSSLAFLIGPEGGLTDGEVQSAQNAGFHAARLGPRVLRTETAPVVALSVAQQLWGDF from the coding sequence ATGAGACTGTCCCGCTTTTTCACCGATACCCCGTTGAGCCTTGGCGACCACGAGTTGCCCGAGGCCCAGGCGCACTACATCAGCCGCGTGCTGCGCATGAACGAAGGCGATGCCGTGCAACTGTTCGACGGTTCTGGCCAGGAATTTCGCGGCAGCCTGCTGGAAGTCGGGAAAAAACGCGTGACAGTGCAACTGACTGAAGCCTTCGCCGGCCAGGTGGAGTCGCCTTTGCACATTCATCTGGGTCAGGGCTTGTCCCGTGGCGAGCGCATGGACTGGGCCATCCAGAAAGCCACCGAGCTTGGGGTCAACGCCATCACACCGATTTTCAGCGAGCGCTGCGAAGTGCGCCTCAAGGACGAACGCGCCGACAAGCGCCTGCTGCACTGGCGCCAGGTCGCAATCAGCGCCTGCGAGCAATGCGGGCGCTCCACGGTGCCGGTGATTCACCCACCGTTGTTGCTGGCCGACTGGTTGAAACAGGCTGAGGCGGATTTGAAGTTGGTGCTGCACCCGGTGGCCGAGCCACTGGTGAGCCATGCCAAACCGTCGAGCCTGGCGTTTTTGATCGGCCCGGAGGGAGGCTTGACCGATGGCGAAGTCCAGAGCGCGCAAAATGCTGGCTTCCACGCCGCACGCCTGGGCCCGCGAGTATTGCGCACCGAGACCGCGCCCGTAGTTGCGCTATCCGTTGCGCAACAACTGTGGGGCGACTTCTAA